A window of the Euzebya sp. genome harbors these coding sequences:
- a CDS encoding diguanylate cyclase domain-containing protein: MNAEGGRRTVALVVDCITDYQLELIAGARAALDEAGVGLMVCVVHRRDDARAGLTRRQIAAGRFDGVILTTLAVGGVVQELLTTIAEVGIPLITVGWTSPGVPWVRGDSARAVGVLVRRLIEERRPQNVLFLRGLEGNEESDAREAAAAEVVAAHPAIAWTVATGSYEREDAYLAVREVLANRPMVDLVVAANDAMALGAMDALVDAGRAVPDQVRVAGVDDQPAARTAVPPLTTVSQRIPAQGRWAAEWIVAAVEGRAGDAAPEEVLEADLVWRESTGHVSDVEAAPRQRAAAEAELQHIVTMNRVFAACADLDELAAALVDHLPRLGVRRCFLALPDELVADPSGHLRLVLAYVDGAPIGPQALSPFSGEDLLPPELAGELERGTLTLQGLSLGRVAYGHLLYEQVNGQRITGEVLRNDISASISAIIRHRLTRQREQELRDLVAQRTRELEEVNAELQRLLLVDGLTGLTNRSGFDAACEREWRHHLDTRDPLGLLMVDVDHFKSFNDVHGHLEGDECLRAIGGALAECATRPRDVASRYGGEEFALLLPETGREGCEQVAERVHQRMAELARPHRGTGGVVTVSVGIAVATGELEDVESLVDIADQALYAAKAAGRGCTALAGSQRGAR, from the coding sequence ATGAACGCCGAGGGGGGCCGCCGGACCGTCGCGCTGGTCGTCGACTGCATCACCGACTACCAACTCGAGCTGATCGCGGGTGCGCGCGCGGCGCTCGACGAGGCCGGCGTGGGGCTGATGGTCTGCGTGGTCCACCGCCGGGACGACGCCCGCGCCGGGCTGACGCGACGCCAGATCGCGGCAGGCCGCTTCGACGGCGTGATCCTGACGACGCTGGCCGTCGGCGGTGTCGTCCAGGAGCTGCTGACGACCATCGCCGAGGTGGGGATCCCGCTCATCACCGTCGGCTGGACGTCGCCGGGCGTGCCGTGGGTGCGCGGCGACAGCGCCCGCGCGGTCGGGGTGCTCGTCAGGCGCCTCATCGAGGAGCGGCGTCCCCAGAACGTCCTCTTCCTCCGCGGACTCGAGGGCAACGAGGAGTCCGACGCGCGCGAGGCCGCCGCCGCGGAGGTCGTGGCCGCCCACCCGGCGATCGCATGGACCGTCGCCACCGGCTCCTACGAGCGCGAGGACGCGTACCTGGCCGTCCGCGAGGTGCTCGCCAACCGGCCGATGGTCGACCTCGTCGTGGCGGCGAACGACGCCATGGCGCTCGGCGCGATGGACGCCCTGGTCGACGCCGGCCGCGCCGTCCCCGACCAGGTCAGGGTCGCCGGCGTCGACGACCAGCCGGCGGCGCGGACCGCGGTGCCGCCCCTGACCACGGTCAGCCAGCGCATCCCGGCGCAGGGTCGCTGGGCGGCGGAGTGGATCGTCGCCGCCGTCGAGGGGCGGGCCGGCGACGCGGCGCCGGAGGAGGTCCTCGAGGCCGACCTCGTGTGGCGGGAGAGCACCGGCCACGTGAGCGACGTCGAGGCCGCACCTCGCCAGCGCGCGGCCGCGGAGGCCGAGCTGCAGCACATCGTGACGATGAACCGGGTCTTCGCCGCCTGCGCCGATCTGGACGAGCTGGCCGCGGCCCTGGTCGACCACCTGCCCCGCCTCGGCGTCCGCCGGTGCTTCCTCGCCCTCCCCGACGAGCTCGTCGCGGACCCGTCGGGCCACCTGCGCCTGGTCCTGGCCTACGTCGACGGCGCCCCCATCGGCCCGCAGGCGCTGTCGCCGTTCTCGGGGGAGGACCTGCTGCCGCCGGAGCTCGCCGGTGAGCTGGAGCGCGGCACCCTGACGCTCCAGGGCCTGAGCCTCGGCCGCGTGGCCTACGGCCACCTGCTCTACGAGCAGGTCAACGGCCAGCGGATCACGGGCGAGGTCCTCCGCAACGACATCTCCGCGAGCATCTCGGCGATCATCCGCCACCGCCTGACGCGGCAGCGCGAGCAGGAGCTCCGCGACCTGGTCGCCCAGCGCACCCGGGAGCTCGAGGAGGTCAACGCCGAGCTGCAGCGGCTGCTGCTCGTGGACGGGCTCACGGGGTTGACCAACCGGTCGGGCTTCGACGCGGCGTGCGAGCGGGAGTGGCGTCACCACCTCGACACCCGCGACCCGCTGGGCCTGCTGATGGTCGACGTGGACCACTTCAAGTCCTTCAACGACGTCCACGGCCACCTCGAGGGCGACGAGTGCCTGCGCGCCATCGGCGGCGCGCTGGCGGAGTGCGCGACCCGGCCGCGCGACGTCGCCTCGCGGTACGGCGGTGAGGAGTTCGCGCTGCTGCTGCCCGAGACCGGGCGCGAGGGCTGCGAGCAGGTCGCCGAGCGGGTCCACCAGCGGATGGCCGAGCTGGCCCGGCCCCACCGGGGCACCGGCGGCGTGGTGACCGTGTCGGTCGGGATCGCCGTGGCCACGGGCGAGCTCGAGGACGTCGAGTCGCTCGTCGACATCGCCGACCAGGCGCTGTACGCCGCGAAGGCGGCCGGCCGCGGCTGCACCGCCCTCGCCGGGTCGCAGCGGGGCGCGCGATGA
- a CDS encoding ABC-F family ATP-binding cassette domain-containing protein, which produces MSAAPARNIVSLEAVRKQYAEKVPLDGVSLGLDDGDRAGVIGINGSGKSTLLKIIARVEEPDAGRVVHRGGLRMRYLHQDPVLPPDVTPLEAAGGSREAEAYLDKLGLGGVDQPLGTLSGGQRRRVALAEVLADDPDLLVLDEPTNHLDPDVIEWLEGLLLTRSGTLLFVTHDRYLLGRIATRIIEVADGQTFTHHGSYDDYLEARATRVEQAQAEARKRANLARIELEWLRRGPKARTSKAKHRVDSATELVAAASVRVDERELSIDFPSRRLGSTIANATNAGKRYGDRWVLRGVDLKVAPGARWGIVGPNGSGKSTLLGLLAGRIDPDSGSVRIGETVHVGWYGQDPTRLAPRTRVIDAVKEVAEQASTIDGLTVSAADLLERFLFTKPAQRAYVEELSGGERRRLELLRVLADAPNLLFLDEPTNDLDLDTLTVLESYLDAWPGALVVASPDRHFLDRVCDDLYAILPDGTLRHQPGGWTAYRESQREAARAERAAREATRADRPADDGRARRPAKLTYNDQREYERLEARIPELESARDDLQARLVEVADDYAAAQALAGDLDAVMAELEDAETRWLELAEIAEGDT; this is translated from the coding sequence ATGAGCGCCGCGCCCGCCCGCAACATCGTCAGCCTCGAGGCCGTCCGCAAGCAGTACGCCGAGAAGGTGCCGCTCGACGGGGTGAGCCTGGGGCTCGACGACGGCGACCGCGCCGGCGTGATCGGCATCAACGGGAGCGGCAAGTCGACCCTCCTCAAGATCATCGCCCGGGTGGAGGAGCCCGACGCCGGCCGGGTGGTCCACCGCGGCGGCCTGCGGATGCGCTACCTCCACCAGGACCCGGTGCTGCCACCCGACGTGACCCCGCTCGAGGCGGCCGGGGGCTCCCGGGAGGCCGAGGCCTACCTCGACAAGCTCGGGCTCGGCGGGGTCGACCAGCCGCTGGGGACGCTGAGCGGTGGCCAGCGCCGCCGGGTCGCCCTCGCCGAGGTCCTGGCCGACGACCCCGACCTGCTGGTCCTCGACGAGCCGACCAACCACCTCGACCCGGACGTGATCGAGTGGCTCGAGGGCCTGCTGCTCACCCGCAGCGGCACGCTGCTGTTCGTCACCCACGACAGGTACCTGCTCGGTCGGATCGCCACCCGGATCATCGAGGTCGCCGACGGGCAGACCTTCACCCACCACGGCTCCTACGACGACTACCTGGAGGCGCGGGCCACGCGGGTCGAGCAGGCGCAGGCCGAGGCCCGCAAGCGCGCGAACCTGGCGCGGATCGAGCTCGAGTGGCTGCGGCGCGGCCCGAAGGCCCGGACGTCCAAGGCGAAGCACCGGGTGGACAGCGCCACCGAGCTCGTGGCCGCGGCGTCGGTGCGGGTCGACGAGCGCGAGCTGTCGATCGACTTCCCGTCGCGCCGGCTCGGGTCGACGATCGCCAACGCGACGAACGCCGGCAAGCGCTACGGCGACCGGTGGGTCCTCCGTGGCGTCGACCTGAAGGTCGCCCCGGGGGCGCGGTGGGGGATCGTCGGACCGAACGGATCGGGCAAGTCGACCCTCCTCGGCCTGCTGGCGGGGCGGATAGACCCCGACAGCGGGTCGGTGCGGATCGGGGAGACCGTCCACGTCGGCTGGTACGGCCAGGACCCGACCAGGCTGGCGCCGCGGACGCGGGTGATCGACGCGGTCAAGGAGGTCGCCGAGCAGGCCTCCACGATCGACGGCCTGACCGTCAGCGCCGCGGACCTGCTCGAGCGGTTCCTCTTCACCAAGCCCGCCCAGCGGGCCTACGTCGAGGAGCTGAGCGGCGGCGAGCGCCGACGGCTCGAGCTGCTGCGCGTCCTCGCCGACGCCCCGAACCTGCTGTTCCTCGACGAGCCGACGAACGACCTCGACCTCGACACGCTGACCGTGCTCGAGTCCTACCTGGACGCCTGGCCGGGCGCCCTCGTCGTGGCGAGCCCCGACCGGCACTTCCTCGACCGGGTGTGCGACGACCTGTACGCGATCCTGCCCGACGGCACCCTGCGCCACCAGCCCGGCGGGTGGACGGCGTACCGGGAGTCCCAGCGCGAGGCAGCGCGGGCGGAGCGGGCAGCCCGCGAGGCGACCCGGGCGGACCGTCCCGCCGACGACGGCCGCGCGCGCCGACCGGCCAAGCTGACCTACAACGACCAGCGGGAGTACGAGCGCCTGGAGGCGCGGATCCCCGAGCTCGAGTCCGCCCGCGACGACCTGCAGGCCCGCCTGGTCGAGGTCGCCGACGACTACGCCGCCGCCCAGGCGCTGGCTGGCGACCTCGACGCGGTCATGGCCGAGCTCGAGGATGCGGAGACGCGCTGGCTGGAGCTTGCCGAGATCGCTGAGGGAGACACATGA
- the orn gene encoding oligoribonuclease, whose translation MTTSELSQPLVWVDLEMTGLDPDAEVIVEIAAIVTDGALETVIEGPDLVIGADEDVLGRMRPRVKEMHRRSGLMPEIRASELTVAEAEAQVLEFVTAHVPLARTAPLAGNSVHADRAFLKRYMPDLEAHVHYRNVDVSTIKELARRWYPDVLEAAPAKDGGHRALADIRGSIDELRYYRSTVFRG comes from the coding sequence ATGACCACGTCCGAGCTGTCCCAACCCCTCGTCTGGGTCGACCTCGAGATGACCGGGCTCGACCCGGACGCCGAGGTGATCGTCGAGATCGCCGCCATCGTCACCGACGGGGCGCTCGAGACGGTCATCGAGGGTCCGGACCTGGTCATCGGCGCCGACGAGGACGTGCTCGGCCGGATGCGCCCCCGGGTGAAGGAGATGCACCGCCGGTCGGGGTTGATGCCGGAGATCCGGGCCAGCGAGCTGACCGTCGCCGAGGCCGAGGCGCAGGTCCTCGAGTTCGTCACCGCCCACGTCCCGCTCGCCCGCACCGCGCCGCTGGCCGGCAACTCCGTCCACGCCGACCGGGCGTTCCTCAAGCGGTACATGCCCGACCTCGAGGCGCACGTCCACTACCGCAACGTCGACGTGTCGACCATCAAGGAGCTCGCCCGCCGCTGGTACCCCGACGTGCTCGAGGCCGCGCCGGCGAAGGACGGTGGCCACCGCGCCCTCGCCGACATCCGCGGGTCCATCGACGAGCTGCGCTACTACCGCAGCACCGTGTTCAGGGGCTAG
- a CDS encoding YceI family protein, whose translation MSDTTTTALDRQVGGNPFPAAGTYVIDQSHSTVQAVARHLMVSKVRGGFNSFSGTIVVAEEPAASSVEVSIDAASIDTRDEQRDGHLRSPDFLDVETHPQLTFTSTQVDPSGRVTGDLTIRGITRPVTLDVEYLGTFKNPFGQTVAAFTGTTKIDRTEWEMTWNAPLEAGGVLVGKELTIELEVQAALQETE comes from the coding sequence ATGAGCGACACCACGACCACCGCCCTCGACCGCCAGGTCGGCGGCAACCCGTTCCCCGCGGCCGGCACCTACGTGATCGACCAGTCCCACTCGACGGTCCAGGCCGTCGCCCGCCACCTGATGGTCTCGAAGGTCCGCGGCGGCTTCAACAGCTTCTCCGGCACCATCGTCGTGGCAGAGGAGCCGGCGGCGTCGTCGGTCGAGGTGTCGATCGACGCGGCCTCCATCGACACGCGGGACGAGCAGCGCGACGGCCACCTGCGCAGCCCCGACTTCCTCGACGTCGAGACCCACCCGCAGCTGACGTTCACCTCCACCCAGGTCGACCCCTCCGGCCGCGTCACCGGCGACCTCACCATCCGCGGGATCACCCGACCGGTCACCCTCGACGTGGAGTACCTGGGCACCTTCAAGAACCCGTTCGGCCAGACCGTCGCCGCGTTCACCGGCACGACGAAGATCGACCGCACCGAGTGGGAGATGACCTGGAACGCACCGCTCGAGGCCGGCGGCGTCCTGGTCGGCAAGGAGCTCACCATCGAGCTCGAGGTCCAGGCCGCCCTGCAGGAGACCGAGTAG
- a CDS encoding succinate dehydrogenase cytochrome b subunit, whose protein sequence is MSTATPSRSGIDPLDKAPEPEIRRSRLWIAELYRSAVGKKYVMALTGIAGLIFIVIHAVGNLHVYEGALELSEYGEALRAIGGSLVPRTVLLWVGRIGLIAALVLHVHAAYVLTWRNRRMRPVKYGSARHYIAADYASRTMIWTGTLLLAFILFHLADLTWGFANPEFVRGAVTNNLVGSLSRWWTSIFYIVSMLALGLHIYHGTWSLFQSLGLNNKRFNAWRRHLAVGLTVLVVGINLTFPLGTLFGVIDCDEQCEDVTEAFESGEGLEALEAEGAAEGAAAAGATAESAE, encoded by the coding sequence ATGAGCACGGCGACACCGTCACGCAGCGGCATCGACCCGCTGGACAAGGCCCCCGAGCCCGAGATCCGCCGGTCCCGCCTGTGGATCGCGGAGCTGTACCGCTCGGCGGTCGGCAAGAAGTACGTGATGGCCCTCACCGGCATCGCCGGGCTGATCTTCATCGTCATCCACGCGGTCGGGAACCTCCACGTCTACGAGGGTGCGCTCGAGCTCAGCGAGTACGGGGAGGCGCTCCGCGCCATCGGCGGGTCGCTGGTCCCGCGCACCGTGCTGCTGTGGGTCGGGCGCATCGGGCTGATCGCCGCGCTGGTCCTGCACGTCCACGCCGCGTACGTGCTGACCTGGCGCAACCGGCGGATGCGGCCGGTCAAGTACGGCTCCGCCCGCCACTACATCGCCGCGGACTACGCCTCGCGGACGATGATCTGGACCGGGACCCTCCTGCTGGCCTTCATCCTGTTCCACCTCGCCGACCTGACCTGGGGCTTCGCGAACCCCGAGTTCGTCCGCGGCGCGGTCACGAACAACCTGGTGGGCAGCCTGTCCCGCTGGTGGACCTCGATCTTCTACATCGTGTCGATGCTCGCCCTGGGCCTGCACATCTACCACGGCACGTGGAGCCTGTTCCAGAGCCTCGGGTTGAACAACAAGCGCTTCAACGCGTGGCGCCGCCACCTGGCCGTCGGCCTGACCGTCCTGGTCGTCGGGATCAACCTGACCTTCCCGCTCGGCACGCTGTTCGGGGTCATCGACTGCGACGAGCAGTGCGAGGACGTCACCGAGGCCTTCGAGTCCGGGGAGGGCCTGGAGGCGCTCGAGGCCGAGGGTGCCGCCGAGGGCGCAGCCGCTGCGGGCGCCACCGCCGAATCCGCCGAGTAG
- a CDS encoding fumarate reductase/succinate dehydrogenase flavoprotein subunit, producing the protein MSILDAKVPDGPLADKWENHKFSMKLVNPANKRKYQIIVVGTGLAGASAAATFGELGYNVKAFTFHDSPRRAHSIAAQGGINAAKNYHGDGDSVYRLFYDTIKGGDYRGREANTYRLAELSNNIIDQAVAQGVPFAREYGGLLDNRSFGGAQVSRTFYARGQTGQQLLLGAYQALARQIHAGTVEMHIRTEMLDVVIKDGQAVGIVTRDLLTGEVRSHSAHAVVLATGGYSNAFYLSTNAMASNVTAAWRAHKKGAFFANPCYTQIHPTCIPSSDEFQSKLTLMSESLRNDGRIWVPKDPDDTSKPAGDIPESDRDYYLERKYPSFGNLVPRDVASRNAKTVVDSERGIGPLKNGVYLDFSDAIGRLGEDKIAERYGNLFDMYERITGENPYRQPMRIFPAPHYTMGGLWVDYELQTTVPGLFALGEANFSDHGANRLGASALMQGLSDGYFVIPYTIGNYLAPKLGESVVPVDDPVFVEAEQGVRDQIRHYLDVKGTRTVDWFHRELGKILWDHCGMERSRAGLEKALSEIPALREEFETDVRVLGSAETMNQSIEKVGRVADFFELGELMCADALMREESCGGHFRVEHQTEDGEALRNDEDFAFVGAWEYTGDSGAATLHEEDLVFENVKLTTRSYK; encoded by the coding sequence ATGTCCATCCTCGACGCGAAGGTCCCCGACGGCCCGCTGGCCGACAAGTGGGAGAACCACAAGTTCTCCATGAAGCTGGTCAACCCCGCGAACAAGCGGAAGTACCAGATCATCGTCGTCGGGACGGGCCTGGCGGGCGCGTCGGCCGCCGCGACGTTCGGCGAGCTCGGCTACAACGTCAAGGCGTTCACGTTCCACGACTCGCCCCGGCGCGCCCACTCGATCGCCGCGCAGGGCGGCATCAACGCCGCGAAGAACTACCACGGCGACGGCGACAGCGTCTACCGGCTGTTCTACGACACGATCAAGGGCGGGGACTACCGGGGCCGTGAGGCCAACACCTACCGGCTCGCCGAGCTGAGCAACAACATCATCGACCAGGCCGTCGCCCAGGGCGTCCCGTTCGCCCGCGAGTACGGGGGGCTGCTCGACAACCGGTCCTTCGGCGGCGCGCAGGTCTCGCGGACCTTCTACGCGCGGGGCCAGACCGGCCAGCAGCTGCTCCTCGGCGCCTACCAGGCCCTCGCCCGCCAGATCCACGCCGGCACCGTCGAGATGCACATCCGCACCGAGATGCTCGACGTCGTGATCAAGGACGGCCAGGCCGTGGGCATCGTCACCCGCGACCTGCTGACCGGCGAGGTCCGCAGCCACTCCGCCCACGCGGTCGTGCTGGCGACCGGCGGGTACTCGAACGCCTTCTACCTGTCCACCAACGCGATGGCGTCCAACGTCACCGCCGCCTGGCGAGCGCACAAGAAGGGCGCGTTCTTCGCCAACCCCTGCTACACCCAGATCCACCCGACCTGCATCCCGTCGAGCGACGAGTTCCAGTCCAAGCTCACGCTGATGAGCGAGTCGCTCCGCAACGACGGCCGCATCTGGGTGCCGAAGGACCCCGACGACACCTCCAAGCCGGCGGGGGACATCCCGGAGTCCGATCGCGACTACTACCTCGAGCGCAAGTACCCCTCCTTCGGGAACCTCGTGCCCCGCGACGTGGCCAGCCGGAACGCGAAGACCGTGGTCGACTCCGAGCGCGGCATCGGCCCGCTCAAGAACGGCGTGTACCTGGACTTCTCCGACGCCATCGGGCGGCTCGGCGAGGACAAGATCGCCGAGCGCTACGGGAACCTGTTCGACATGTACGAGCGCATCACCGGCGAGAACCCCTACCGCCAGCCGATGCGGATCTTCCCCGCCCCCCACTACACGATGGGTGGGCTGTGGGTCGACTACGAGCTCCAGACCACGGTCCCCGGCCTGTTCGCCCTCGGCGAGGCCAACTTCAGCGATCACGGCGCCAACCGGCTCGGCGCCTCGGCGCTGATGCAGGGCCTGTCCGACGGCTACTTCGTGATCCCCTACACCATCGGCAACTACCTGGCCCCCAAGCTGGGGGAGTCCGTCGTCCCCGTCGACGACCCGGTGTTCGTCGAGGCCGAGCAGGGCGTCCGCGACCAGATCCGCCACTACCTCGACGTCAAGGGCACCCGCACCGTCGACTGGTTCCACCGCGAGCTCGGCAAGATCCTGTGGGACCACTGCGGGATGGAGCGCAGCCGGGCGGGGCTCGAGAAGGCCCTCAGCGAGATCCCGGCCCTCCGCGAGGAGTTCGAGACCGACGTCCGCGTGCTCGGCTCGGCCGAGACGATGAACCAGTCGATCGAGAAGGTCGGCCGGGTCGCCGACTTCTTCGAGCTCGGCGAGCTGATGTGCGCCGACGCGCTGATGCGCGAGGAGTCCTGCGGCGGCCACTTCCGCGTCGAGCACCAGACCGAGGACGGCGAGGCGCTGCGGAACGACGAGGACTTCGCCTTCGTCGGGGCCTGGGAGTACACCGGCGACAGCGGGGCGGCGACCCTCCACGAGGAGGACCTCGTCTTCGAGAACGTCAAGCTGACCACCCGTAGCTACAAGTAA
- a CDS encoding succinate dehydrogenase/fumarate reductase iron-sulfur subunit, with product MKLTLNVWRQESPDAAGRFETYQLADVSEDMSFLEMLDVLNQQLIERGEEPVHFDHDCREGICGSCGLMIDGQAHGPQRSTATCQLHMRHYADGDTITIEPWRAQGFPVIKDLVVNRSAFDRIIEAGGYISIPTGSAQDANLIPVEKDVADEAFDAAACIGCGACVAACPNGAAQLFTSSKIHQLNMLPQGQAERHTRTRDMVDTMEAYFGSCTNIGECSVACPKDISLDHIAAMNRDYLKAKFRG from the coding sequence ATGAAGCTCACCCTGAACGTCTGGCGCCAGGAGTCCCCCGACGCGGCCGGCCGCTTCGAGACCTACCAGCTGGCCGACGTCAGCGAGGACATGTCGTTCCTCGAGATGCTCGACGTCCTCAACCAGCAGCTCATCGAGCGCGGCGAGGAGCCGGTCCACTTCGACCACGACTGCCGCGAGGGCATCTGCGGCTCGTGCGGGCTGATGATCGACGGCCAGGCCCACGGCCCCCAGCGGTCGACGGCGACCTGCCAGCTGCACATGCGCCACTACGCCGACGGCGACACGATCACGATCGAGCCGTGGCGCGCCCAGGGCTTCCCCGTCATCAAGGACCTGGTCGTCAACCGCTCGGCGTTCGACCGGATCATCGAGGCCGGCGGCTACATCTCCATCCCGACCGGCTCGGCGCAGGACGCCAACCTCATCCCGGTGGAGAAGGACGTCGCCGACGAGGCCTTCGACGCCGCGGCGTGCATCGGCTGCGGGGCCTGCGTGGCCGCCTGCCCGAACGGCGCCGCCCAGCTGTTCACGTCCTCGAAGATCCACCAGCTGAACATGCTCCCGCAGGGCCAGGCCGAGCGGCACACCCGCACGCGCGACATGGTGGACACGATGGAGGCCTACTTCGGCTCCTGCACCAACATCGGGGAGTGCTCGGTCGCCTGCCCGAAGGACATCTCCCTCGACCACATCGCGGCCATGAACCGCGACTACCTCAAGGCCAAGTTCAGGGGGTAG
- a CDS encoding ATP/GTP-binding protein, with product MESNRSDAPGAATRPGPTARRGPTSVKIVIAGGFGVGKTTLVTSVTEITPFTTEVPMTEASIGVDDTSLLGDAKTTTTVAMDFGRISLGNDLYLYLFGTPGQERFSFMWDDLTVGAVGAVVLVDTRRLADCFGAVSYFEERDLPFVVAINCFDGQVLHTPEAVRAALQVADDTPVLLTDARDRAQVKVALASVVRHAMARARRIPSAATTP from the coding sequence ATGGAATCGAATCGCTCTGACGCCCCCGGGGCCGCGACGCGCCCCGGGCCGACGGCGCGACGTGGTCCCACGTCCGTCAAGATCGTCATCGCCGGCGGGTTCGGCGTCGGCAAGACGACGCTGGTCACCTCCGTCACCGAGATCACGCCGTTCACGACCGAGGTGCCGATGACCGAGGCGAGCATCGGCGTGGACGACACGTCGCTGCTCGGCGACGCGAAGACCACGACGACCGTCGCGATGGACTTCGGCCGCATCTCGCTCGGGAACGACCTGTACCTCTACCTCTTCGGCACGCCGGGCCAGGAGCGGTTCAGCTTCATGTGGGACGACCTGACGGTCGGGGCGGTCGGCGCGGTGGTGCTGGTCGACACACGCCGCCTGGCCGACTGCTTCGGCGCGGTCAGCTACTTCGAGGAGCGCGACCTGCCCTTCGTCGTCGCCATCAACTGCTTCGACGGCCAGGTCCTGCACACCCCCGAGGCCGTGCGGGCCGCCCTCCAGGTCGCCGACGACACCCCCGTGCTGCTGACCGACGCCCGGGACCGCGCCCAGGTCAAGGTCGCCCTCGCCTCGGTCGTCCGCCACGCGATGGCGAGGGCCCGCCGGATCCCGAGCGCCGCCACTACCCCCTGA
- a CDS encoding DUF742 domain-containing protein: MSRPPRRLRAYALVQGRTRADADLSLDAMVSGVAAGAPPGLSPEQARIIERCAAAPQSLVDLSAALDLPIGVIRVLLADLLADGTLQVHGSDRRTVDVRHDLALLEEVLDGIESL; encoded by the coding sequence ATGTCACGACCACCACGACGGCTGCGGGCCTACGCCCTGGTGCAGGGCCGGACGCGTGCGGACGCCGACCTGTCGCTCGATGCGATGGTGTCCGGCGTCGCCGCCGGCGCCCCGCCGGGCCTGTCCCCGGAGCAGGCCAGGATCATCGAGCGCTGCGCCGCCGCGCCGCAGTCGCTGGTCGACCTGAGCGCGGCGCTCGACCTGCCGATCGGCGTCATCCGCGTGCTGCTGGCCGACCTGCTCGCCGACGGGACCCTGCAGGTGCACGGCAGCGACCGGCGGACCGTCGACGTCCGCCACGACCTGGCTCTCCTCGAGGAAGTGCTTGATGGAATCGAATCGCTCTGA
- a CDS encoding roadblock/LC7 domain-containing protein, with protein sequence MMHTGTDVNWLLTSFTDRTPGVIESIVVSVDGLLIAASEGLDRATADRVAAVASSLASITRGASRVFDGGALRQVMVAYENGYIVLTSLREGAVLAVLTAAGSDIGLIGHEMATLGQQVGGALSPQLIESMRAQLPR encoded by the coding sequence ATGATGCACACCGGGACCGACGTCAACTGGCTCCTGACCTCGTTCACCGACCGGACGCCGGGGGTGATCGAATCAATCGTGGTGAGCGTGGACGGGCTGCTCATCGCCGCGTCCGAGGGGCTGGACCGCGCCACGGCGGACCGCGTCGCAGCCGTCGCGTCGTCGCTCGCGTCGATCACCCGCGGCGCGTCCCGGGTGTTCGACGGCGGTGCCCTCCGGCAGGTCATGGTGGCCTACGAGAACGGCTACATCGTCCTGACGTCGCTGCGCGAGGGCGCGGTGCTGGCGGTGCTGACCGCCGCCGGCAGCGACATCGGGCTGATCGGCCACGAGATGGCGACGCTGGGCCAGCAGGTCGGCGGCGCGCTCAGCCCCCAGCTGATCGAGAGCATGCGCGCGCAGCTGCCGCGCTGA